One part of the Streptomyces lienomycini genome encodes these proteins:
- a CDS encoding transglutaminase-like domain-containing protein, whose product MRHPRPPRPPSPERSAELRRRFAEEARSERPDLATLCLLVGAVADGTLDEAGMDGVQVELDRLAGQLPFRPGTPLAWATALRDLLGERYGFHGAAADYRRLESSLLHEVLRRRRGLPILLSVVWLEVARRAGAPVYGVALPGHFVVGLGAGSGPESGSLEERVLVDPYDGGRVLGGKDAEVLVAGATGAELRPSMLEPAAPLDVVSRVLNNVRAWAAGRPEQSAVGLWAIELALLLPAHAARLRYERARLLVRRGEFLAGARELDAYAEVVEVVDDGAAEQVRGEARVARAMLN is encoded by the coding sequence ATGCGTCATCCTCGTCCTCCCCGGCCCCCGTCACCGGAACGCTCGGCCGAACTGCGGCGGCGCTTCGCCGAGGAGGCCCGCTCCGAGCGGCCGGACCTGGCCACGCTGTGCCTGCTGGTTGGCGCGGTGGCGGACGGGACGCTGGACGAGGCGGGCATGGACGGCGTGCAGGTGGAGCTGGACCGGCTGGCCGGGCAGCTGCCGTTCCGGCCGGGTACGCCACTGGCCTGGGCGACGGCGCTGCGGGACCTGCTGGGCGAGCGGTACGGGTTCCACGGGGCCGCGGCGGACTACCGGCGGCTGGAGTCGTCGTTGCTGCACGAGGTGCTGCGGCGGCGGCGCGGGTTGCCGATCCTGCTGTCGGTGGTGTGGCTGGAGGTCGCACGGCGGGCGGGGGCGCCGGTGTACGGGGTCGCGTTGCCGGGGCACTTCGTGGTCGGGCTCGGGGCGGGGTCGGGGCCGGAGTCCGGGTCGTTGGAGGAGCGGGTGCTGGTCGATCCGTACGACGGGGGCCGGGTGCTCGGCGGGAAGGACGCGGAGGTGCTGGTCGCCGGGGCGACGGGGGCGGAGCTGCGGCCCTCGATGCTGGAGCCGGCGGCGCCGTTGGACGTGGTGTCGCGGGTGCTGAACAACGTCCGGGCGTGGGCGGCGGGGCGGCCGGAGCAGTCGGCGGTGGGGCTGTGGGCGATCGAGCTGGCTCTGCTGCTGCCCGCGCACGCGGCCCGGTTGCGGTACGAGCGGGCGCGGTTGCTGGTGCGGCGGGGTGAGTTCCTGGCGGGTGCCCGGGAGTTGGACGCGTACGCGGAGGTGGTGGAGGTGGTCGACGACGGCGCCGCGGAGCAGGTGCGGGGGGAGGCGCGGGTGGCTCGCGCCATGCTCAACTGA